In Pedobacter sp. W3I1, one DNA window encodes the following:
- the fabF gene encoding beta-ketoacyl-ACP synthase II, with protein sequence MELKRVVVTGLGALTPIGNNVPDFWEGLTNGVSGAAPIKGFDTEKFKTKFACEVKNFNPEDFLEKKEARKLDPFVQYALVATDEAVKDGGFDFEKLDTNRIGVIWGAGIGGLKTFLDEISNFAKGDGTPRYNPFFIPKMIIDIAPGHISIKYGLRGPNFATVSACASSTNAMIDAFNYIRLGMADVIISGGSEAIINEAGMGGFNAMHALSTRNEDPATASRPFDKDRDGFVAGEGAGTIILEELEHAKARGAKIYAELVGGGMSADANHITAPHPEGLGARMVMTNALKDAGLTTADIDYINVHGTSTPLGDISETKAIGTLFGEDAYRLNISSTKSMTGHLLGAAGAIEAIAAILAVKNDIVPPTINHFTDDPAFDPKLNFTFNKAQKRTVRAALSNTFGFGGHNASVIFKKYED encoded by the coding sequence ATGGAATTAAAAAGAGTAGTAGTAACAGGGTTGGGTGCGCTCACTCCTATAGGCAATAATGTTCCTGATTTTTGGGAAGGATTGACTAACGGGGTGAGTGGCGCTGCTCCTATTAAAGGTTTTGATACTGAAAAGTTCAAAACCAAATTCGCATGCGAGGTTAAAAATTTTAATCCTGAAGACTTTTTGGAGAAAAAAGAAGCCCGCAAGCTAGATCCGTTTGTACAATATGCTCTTGTAGCAACAGATGAAGCTGTAAAAGATGGTGGTTTTGATTTTGAAAAATTAGATACCAACCGGATCGGTGTAATCTGGGGTGCGGGCATAGGTGGATTGAAAACTTTCCTGGATGAAATTTCGAATTTCGCCAAGGGAGATGGTACGCCAAGATACAATCCATTTTTTATTCCTAAAATGATTATTGATATTGCTCCAGGGCATATCTCGATCAAATACGGCCTGCGTGGGCCAAATTTTGCAACTGTTTCGGCATGTGCTTCTTCAACAAACGCAATGATTGATGCATTTAACTATATCCGTTTGGGTATGGCTGATGTAATTATCAGTGGCGGTTCTGAAGCGATCATTAACGAAGCGGGTATGGGTGGTTTTAACGCCATGCATGCATTATCAACACGTAACGAAGATCCGGCAACGGCATCACGTCCTTTTGATAAAGATCGTGATGGTTTTGTAGCTGGTGAAGGTGCAGGAACTATTATTTTAGAAGAACTTGAACATGCAAAAGCAAGAGGTGCAAAAATTTATGCAGAGCTTGTTGGCGGTGGTATGAGTGCCGATGCTAATCACATTACGGCACCACATCCTGAAGGTTTGGGCGCTAGAATGGTAATGACCAATGCACTAAAAGATGCTGGTTTAACAACTGCTGATATAGATTATATCAATGTACACGGTACTTCTACACCACTGGGTGATATTAGTGAAACCAAAGCCATTGGTACATTATTTGGTGAAGATGCTTATCGTTTAAACATCAGCTCAACCAAATCGATGACTGGCCACCTTTTAGGTGCAGCCGGAGCTATTGAAGCTATTGCAGCAATTCTTGCTGTTAAAAATGATATTGTTCCTCCAACGATCAATCACTTTACAGACGATCCTGCATTTGACCCTAAATTGAATTTTACTTTTAACAAGGCGCAAAAACGTACCGTTAGAGCTGCTTTAAGTAATACATTCGGTTTTGGCGGCCATAACGCTTCTGTTATTTTTAAGAAATACGAAGATTAA
- a CDS encoding SDR family oxidoreductase encodes MQKTIFITGASTGLGNAAAKLFQSKGWNVIATMRNPEKDTELSALSNVTVLPLDVTDLAQIQSTAKKAIEHGVDVVFNNAGYGLIGPLEVLSDEQIVKQLNTNLLGVIRVTQAFIPYFRAKKEGLFISTTSIGGLIAFPLGSTYHATKWALEGWSESMAFELNTFGVNIKTVSPGGIATDFSGRSLELASNEDYDPMVQSMMARFWFNDGNGFFS; translated from the coding sequence ATGCAAAAGACAATTTTTATTACAGGAGCTTCTACAGGTTTGGGAAATGCTGCTGCCAAATTATTTCAGAGCAAAGGTTGGAATGTAATTGCCACCATGCGTAACCCTGAAAAAGATACAGAATTAAGTGCATTAAGCAACGTTACCGTACTTCCTTTGGATGTGACCGACCTTGCTCAGATCCAATCGACTGCAAAAAAAGCAATTGAACATGGTGTAGATGTAGTATTTAACAATGCTGGCTATGGCTTAATTGGACCATTAGAAGTACTGAGCGACGAACAGATCGTAAAACAACTTAACACAAATCTGTTGGGTGTAATCCGTGTTACGCAGGCATTCATTCCTTATTTCAGAGCAAAGAAAGAAGGTTTGTTTATATCTACAACTTCTATCGGCGGATTAATCGCTTTCCCACTAGGCTCAACCTATCATGCTACAAAATGGGCATTGGAAGGCTGGAGCGAAAGCATGGCTTTTGAGCTAAACACTTTTGGTGTAAACATCAAAACCGTATCGCCAGGTGGTATTGCAACAGATTTTTCGGGCCGTTCTCTAGAACTGGCAAGCAACGAAGATTATGATCCGATGGTACAATCAATGATGGCGCGGTTTTGGTTCAATGATGGAAACGGCTTCTTCTCCTGA
- the rnc gene encoding ribonuclease III yields MPIFKLYKLYLSPEKEFVKKLRNILGFVPGNVTLYKMAFRHRSVAKVLKNGSRSSNERLEFLGDAVLGSVIAELLFKHYPYKEEGFLTEMRSKIVNRANLNQLAKKIGFDKLIQFDQRSVSIQTKHNSMLGDAFEAIIGAIYMDKGYNFTKEFLLRRIVKPHIDIHTLELTETNFKSKLIEWCQRHGKDVMFELAENSEGESAKLFTISAVVEGEKVGTGRDYNKKNAEKLAAEKACEALSI; encoded by the coding sequence ATGCCGATATTCAAATTATATAAACTTTATCTCTCTCCTGAAAAGGAGTTTGTTAAAAAGCTGAGAAATATTTTAGGCTTTGTTCCAGGCAATGTTACGCTCTATAAAATGGCGTTCAGACATCGTTCTGTAGCAAAAGTGCTAAAAAATGGAAGCAGGAGCAGCAACGAACGCTTAGAGTTTTTAGGCGACGCTGTTCTGGGTTCGGTGATAGCAGAGCTGCTTTTTAAACATTACCCCTACAAAGAAGAAGGTTTTTTAACCGAAATGCGCTCGAAGATTGTGAACCGGGCTAATTTAAACCAGTTGGCAAAGAAAATTGGTTTTGATAAGCTTATTCAGTTTGATCAGCGTTCAGTTAGCATACAAACCAAGCACAATTCAATGCTGGGCGATGCTTTCGAAGCCATTATTGGTGCCATTTATATGGATAAGGGATACAATTTTACCAAAGAATTTTTATTACGTAGAATTGTAAAACCGCATATCGATATCCATACCCTGGAACTTACTGAAACCAATTTTAAAAGTAAATTAATTGAATGGTGCCAACGCCATGGCAAAGATGTAATGTTCGAACTGGCTGAGAACAGCGAAGGTGAAAGTGCCAAGTTATTTACCATCAGCGCGGTAGTAGAAGGCGAAAAAGTGGGTACCGGACGGGATTATAACAAGAAAAATGCAGAAAAATTAGCCGCCGAAAAAGCTTGCGAAGCATTGAGTATATAA
- a CDS encoding AraC family transcriptional regulator: protein MEKKVPLRISTISEIHALLQVPKPVHPLISLVDNSLLVTNTEILDRPFFFNFYKISYKYSTTGRMGYGQGYYDFNEGGMMFTSPNQLISADNEAKYYGATLLFHPDLIRNYPLGSTIKKYGFFSYETNEALFLSDKEKKIILGLFDNINDELGTSIDEISQDVLVSYIEVLLNYSNRFYKRQFITRKVVNNDVLTKIEHLLEDYFADEKSLVSGLPTVEYLAAEANLSPRYLSDMLRALTGQNTQQLIHEKLVEKAKEKLSTTELSVSEIAYQLGFEHPQSFSKFFKTKTHLSPLEFRHSFN from the coding sequence ATGGAAAAGAAAGTCCCTTTACGCATTTCAACAATCTCTGAAATACATGCGTTACTGCAGGTTCCCAAACCTGTCCATCCGTTGATCAGTTTGGTCGATAATTCGCTGCTGGTCACCAATACAGAAATATTGGACCGCCCGTTTTTTTTCAACTTTTATAAGATTTCCTATAAATATTCAACAACGGGGCGAATGGGCTATGGACAGGGTTATTACGACTTTAACGAAGGCGGTATGATGTTTACTTCACCAAATCAGTTGATTTCTGCAGATAATGAAGCTAAATATTACGGAGCTACACTTCTGTTCCACCCCGACCTCATCCGGAACTATCCGCTAGGATCGACCATAAAGAAATATGGTTTTTTCTCGTACGAAACCAATGAAGCGTTATTTCTATCAGATAAGGAGAAGAAAATAATTTTAGGGCTTTTCGATAATATTAACGACGAGCTGGGCACTTCAATTGATGAAATTAGCCAGGATGTGTTAGTGTCTTACATCGAAGTGTTGCTCAATTATAGCAACCGTTTTTACAAACGTCAGTTTATTACCCGCAAGGTGGTTAATAATGATGTATTGACTAAAATAGAGCACTTATTGGAGGATTATTTTGCTGATGAAAAATCTTTGGTTAGCGGATTGCCAACAGTCGAATATCTAGCCGCAGAAGCAAACCTTTCGCCACGTTATTTAAGCGATATGCTCAGGGCTTTGACCGGGCAAAATACCCAGCAACTTATTCACGAAAAGTTAGTTGAAAAAGCAAAAGAAAAACTTTCGACGACTGAATTGTCTGTGAGTGAAATTGCCTACCAGCTGGGTTTTGAGCATCCACAGTCATTCAGTAAGTTCTTTAAAACAAAAACACATTTATCACCTTTGGAGTTTAGGCATTCTTTTAATTAG
- a CDS encoding acyl carrier protein, whose amino-acid sequence MSDIASRVKAIIVEKLGVDESEVTPEASFTNDLGADSLDTVELIMEFEKEFNVAIPDDQAETIGTVGQAIAYLEKNVK is encoded by the coding sequence ATGTCTGATATTGCTTCAAGAGTTAAGGCTATTATCGTAGAAAAACTAGGTGTTGACGAAAGCGAAGTTACGCCAGAGGCTTCATTCACCAACGATTTAGGTGCAGATTCTTTAGATACCGTAGAGTTGATTATGGAATTTGAAAAAGAATTCAATGTAGCTATTCCTGATGATCAGGCTGAAACCATCGGTACTGTTGGCCAAGCGATTGCTTATTTGGAAAAAAACGTTAAATAG
- a CDS encoding DMT family transporter, which produces MKKSYLVLHFAVILAGFTGIFGKLISLNEGLLVWYRVFFSAIILWLVLKLFKVKTDIKLREKFNISKIGMFITVHWVFFYASIKYSNISVGVVCYCLTSFFTAIFAPLINRHRFNLSEILLSLLTLFGIALIFHFDSSYQLGIGLGIISSAFAALYTIYNEKLVKVYDSKLINYYQMLGGTVGLGILLPIYLHFFPVETIIPDLKDTGYLILLASFCTVGLYVLFAESLKRISAFTVNLSFNLEPVYAIILAFIFFNEGKELNLSFYIGLAFVTISVILQTVISMRK; this is translated from the coding sequence ATGAAAAAATCATATTTGGTATTACACTTTGCTGTAATACTCGCAGGTTTTACCGGCATATTCGGTAAGCTTATATCCCTTAATGAAGGTCTTTTAGTTTGGTACAGGGTCTTTTTCTCTGCAATTATTTTATGGCTGGTTTTAAAACTATTCAAGGTAAAAACAGATATTAAACTAAGAGAAAAATTTAATATTTCAAAAATCGGGATGTTTATTACGGTGCACTGGGTATTTTTCTATGCCAGTATTAAGTATTCGAATATCTCAGTTGGTGTGGTGTGCTACTGTTTAACAAGCTTTTTTACAGCAATTTTTGCACCCCTCATTAACCGGCACCGGTTTAATTTATCAGAAATATTATTAAGCCTGCTAACCTTGTTTGGCATCGCTTTGATTTTCCACTTCGATTCGTCATATCAATTGGGTATTGGTTTAGGCATAATATCTTCTGCTTTTGCCGCACTTTATACCATTTATAACGAAAAACTGGTAAAAGTTTACGATAGCAAACTCATCAACTATTATCAAATGCTTGGCGGGACAGTAGGTTTGGGCATTTTACTCCCTATTTATTTGCATTTCTTCCCTGTCGAAACCATAATTCCAGATTTGAAGGATACAGGCTACCTCATTTTATTGGCCTCTTTTTGTACGGTTGGCCTGTATGTTTTGTTTGCCGAATCTTTAAAACGAATTTCTGCTTTCACAGTTAATCTCAGCTTTAATCTGGAACCTGTTTATGCGATCATACTCGCCTTTATATTTTTTAATGAGGGCAAAGAACTGAACCTATCTTTTTATATCGGTTTGGCTTTCGTAACAATATCGGTTATTTTACAAACCGTGATTTCGATGAGGAAATAA
- the pyk gene encoding pyruvate kinase, which yields MKPFHSRTKIVATLGPASAKPDVLYSMFNAGLDVCRLNFSHGSQADHQAVLDTIRELNKKYDYNVGILADLQGPKIRIGLVKEGGINLINGKTTVITTTECIGNEERIYITYQSFPQDVQAGEIILLDDGKLQMKVISTNLKDEVVCEIVHGGILTSRKGVNLPNTKVSIPSLTPEDRENLEFVLENDVEWIGLSFVRKADDIIELKKIIAERGKTARVIAKIEKPEAIANIDEIIAVSDGIMVARGDLGVECPMEEVPLLQKMIVAKCRAASKPVIVATQMLESMITTPRPTRAEVNDVANSVLDGADAVMLSGETSVGEFPLIVIETMQKIIQNIEQNNYPFNPDKFLKPKSPSFLSDAICDSACFLAKQTNAVGIVSMTLSGYTAFEISSHRPEALTFIFTSNRALLNAVSLLWGVRGFYYDKWESTDNTIIEVNEFLKSKKLVKQGDIIINTAAIPMEAKGKTNMLKITVID from the coding sequence ATGAAACCTTTTCATTCGAGAACTAAAATTGTTGCCACGCTTGGGCCTGCATCAGCAAAACCAGATGTATTATATAGTATGTTTAACGCAGGTTTAGATGTTTGCCGCTTAAACTTTTCACACGGATCACAAGCAGATCACCAGGCGGTTTTGGATACCATCCGCGAATTAAACAAAAAATACGATTATAATGTAGGTATCCTTGCCGATTTACAAGGTCCTAAAATCCGTATCGGTTTAGTAAAAGAAGGTGGTATTAACCTGATCAATGGTAAAACTACCGTAATTACCACTACCGAATGTATAGGTAATGAGGAACGGATTTACATCACTTACCAAAGCTTCCCTCAGGATGTTCAGGCTGGCGAAATTATCCTTTTGGATGATGGAAAGCTTCAAATGAAAGTAATTTCTACCAACTTAAAGGATGAAGTAGTTTGCGAGATTGTTCATGGTGGTATTTTAACTTCACGAAAAGGTGTAAACCTGCCAAATACTAAAGTTTCTATCCCTTCATTAACACCAGAAGACCGCGAAAACTTAGAGTTTGTACTGGAAAACGACGTAGAATGGATCGGTTTATCTTTTGTGCGTAAGGCTGATGACATTATCGAACTTAAAAAGATTATTGCAGAGCGTGGAAAAACTGCCCGTGTAATTGCTAAAATAGAAAAACCGGAAGCTATCGCTAACATCGATGAAATTATCGCTGTTTCTGATGGGATTATGGTTGCCCGTGGCGATTTAGGTGTTGAATGTCCGATGGAAGAAGTTCCATTGTTACAGAAAATGATCGTTGCTAAATGTAGGGCAGCTTCTAAACCTGTAATTGTAGCAACGCAGATGTTAGAAAGCATGATCACTACCCCACGTCCAACACGTGCTGAGGTGAATGATGTGGCCAACTCTGTTTTGGATGGCGCTGATGCCGTGATGTTAAGTGGCGAAACTTCAGTTGGAGAATTTCCATTGATCGTGATCGAAACTATGCAAAAAATCATTCAGAACATTGAGCAGAACAACTATCCGTTCAATCCTGATAAGTTTTTAAAACCAAAATCTCCATCTTTCTTAAGCGATGCCATTTGCGATTCAGCTTGTTTCTTAGCTAAACAAACCAACGCGGTAGGTATTGTATCGATGACTTTAAGCGGTTATACTGCTTTCGAAATTTCAAGTCACCGCCCGGAAGCTTTAACCTTTATTTTTACCAGTAACAGAGCGTTATTAAATGCGGTAAGTTTACTTTGGGGTGTAAGAGGTTTTTACTACGATAAGTGGGAAAGTACCGATAACACCATTATTGAGGTAAACGAATTCTTAAAAAGCAAGAAATTGGTTAAACAAGGTGATATCATCATCAATACTGCGGCTATCCCAATGGAAGCAAAAGGTAAAACCAATATGTTAAAAATTACGGTTATAGATTAA
- the ppsA gene encoding phosphoenolpyruvate synthase: MSKYVIGFEEIDRSAVLVVGGKGANLGELFKINGVQVPNGFCVTTEAYKKITENNQELNSLLDELALLKADDRSAISRISSEIRALIENTPFIEDLAEDIEVHLNKLGEKDAFAVRSSATAEDLPTASFSGQQDTYLNIIGKTNILKHISKCWASLFTDRAIIYRIQNDFDHRKVQLSVVVQKMVFPQAAGILFTADPVSGNRKMLSIDASFGLGEALVSGLVNADNYQVCNGRIINKKISVKKLAIYALKDGGTTSQELSAEAQNKQVLTDEQILQIEQLGRKIETHFGQPQDIEWCLVDDGFHIVQSRPITTLYPIPEGNDQENHVYISVGHQQMMTDPMRSLGLTLWQLRAARPMFSAGGRLFVDVTDSLATITGRGNLFDAMEQHDPLIKDALVTITERGDFVKQLPDDGKGPVLVKSTKGLSAADILAQIGNDPAIVADLIKQNEASVETLKQNIQTKSGPDLFDFILEDIGQSKKMIFDSKHMGVIIAAMNASSWINEKMDEWLGEKNPADTLSQSAPNNITSEMGLALLDVADVIRPYPEVINYLQEAKEANFLDDLIQFNGGKETQDAIYAYLEKYGMRCAGEIDITNTRWSEKPSILIPLILSNIKNFEPNAGKRKFEQGQQEALKKENELLARLATLPESEQKVRETKQMISLLRNFAGYREYPKYGIVNRFFIYKQALMKEAEQLLKAEVISQIEDIYYLTLQELHEAVSTNKLDIQLVNKRKEAFKQDEKLIPPRVITSDGEIIRGKYKRENLPVEAIVGLAVSSGVIEGRARVILNMEDASLEDGDILVTAFTDPSWTPLFVSIKGLITEVGGLMTHGAVIAREYGLPAVVGVESATKLITDGQRIRLNGTEGFVEIL, from the coding sequence ATGAGTAAATACGTAATTGGTTTTGAGGAAATCGACAGGTCAGCTGTTTTAGTTGTAGGAGGCAAAGGCGCCAATCTGGGTGAACTATTTAAGATTAACGGCGTACAGGTGCCCAACGGTTTTTGTGTAACTACTGAAGCATATAAAAAGATAACTGAAAACAATCAGGAATTAAATAGCTTATTGGATGAATTGGCGCTTCTTAAGGCAGACGATCGCTCAGCGATAAGCAGAATCAGTTCGGAAATTAGAGCGCTTATAGAAAACACACCTTTTATTGAAGATCTTGCTGAAGATATTGAGGTTCATCTGAATAAGCTAGGAGAAAAAGATGCCTTTGCTGTACGGTCTAGCGCTACCGCTGAAGATCTGCCAACCGCATCCTTCTCGGGGCAACAGGATACCTATTTGAATATAATCGGAAAAACAAACATCCTTAAACACATCAGCAAGTGCTGGGCATCATTATTTACGGATAGGGCTATAATTTATCGCATTCAGAATGACTTTGATCACCGTAAAGTGCAATTATCTGTCGTTGTGCAGAAAATGGTCTTTCCGCAGGCAGCAGGAATTTTATTTACGGCAGATCCGGTTTCGGGAAATCGGAAGATGTTATCTATTGATGCCAGTTTTGGGCTGGGTGAAGCACTGGTTTCGGGCCTGGTAAATGCCGATAATTATCAGGTGTGCAATGGCAGGATTATCAATAAAAAAATATCAGTCAAAAAGCTGGCCATTTATGCCTTAAAAGATGGGGGTACAACATCTCAGGAGCTTTCGGCAGAAGCCCAAAACAAGCAAGTGCTAACTGACGAACAGATTTTACAGATTGAGCAATTGGGGCGAAAAATCGAAACACATTTTGGCCAACCTCAAGACATTGAATGGTGTTTGGTTGATGATGGCTTTCATATCGTTCAGAGTAGGCCAATCACTACATTATACCCAATCCCTGAAGGGAACGATCAGGAAAATCATGTTTACATTTCTGTCGGACATCAGCAAATGATGACTGACCCCATGAGATCACTGGGATTAACTTTATGGCAATTAAGAGCTGCCAGGCCAATGTTTAGTGCTGGCGGAAGGTTGTTTGTTGATGTAACGGATAGTTTAGCCACCATAACTGGCAGAGGAAATCTATTTGATGCTATGGAGCAACATGATCCGCTCATCAAAGATGCATTGGTCACCATCACAGAAAGAGGAGACTTTGTAAAACAACTACCAGATGATGGAAAAGGACCAGTGCTGGTTAAGAGTACCAAAGGCTTGTCGGCTGCCGATATTTTAGCGCAAATTGGAAATGACCCGGCAATCGTTGCTGATCTGATTAAACAGAATGAGGCATCGGTAGAAACACTAAAGCAAAATATCCAAACGAAATCAGGGCCTGATCTATTTGATTTTATTCTGGAAGACATCGGGCAATCAAAGAAGATGATATTTGATTCGAAACACATGGGTGTGATCATCGCCGCGATGAATGCTTCATCGTGGATCAATGAAAAGATGGACGAATGGTTAGGTGAAAAGAATCCGGCAGACACCCTGTCTCAGTCTGCGCCCAACAATATCACTTCAGAAATGGGCTTGGCACTATTGGATGTTGCAGATGTGATTCGCCCTTATCCCGAGGTAATTAATTATTTACAAGAGGCAAAGGAGGCTAATTTTTTAGATGATCTGATTCAATTTAATGGCGGTAAGGAAACCCAGGACGCTATCTATGCTTATCTGGAGAAATATGGGATGCGGTGTGCAGGAGAAATTGATATTACGAACACACGCTGGAGCGAAAAGCCATCGATACTTATTCCCTTAATACTTAGCAACATCAAAAATTTCGAGCCCAATGCCGGCAAGCGAAAATTTGAGCAGGGGCAACAGGAAGCTTTAAAAAAGGAAAATGAATTACTGGCTAGATTGGCGACATTGCCAGAGAGCGAACAAAAAGTAAGAGAAACAAAACAAATGATTAGCCTGCTCCGGAATTTTGCAGGTTATCGCGAATATCCAAAATACGGAATAGTTAACCGCTTCTTTATTTATAAGCAAGCCTTAATGAAAGAAGCCGAACAGCTTTTAAAAGCTGAAGTGATCAGCCAGATAGAAGATATTTATTATCTCACCCTTCAGGAATTGCATGAAGCGGTAAGCACCAATAAACTAGATATTCAGCTGGTAAACAAACGAAAAGAAGCTTTTAAACAGGACGAAAAACTAATTCCACCAAGGGTAATTACATCCGATGGGGAAATTATAAGGGGTAAATACAAACGCGAAAATCTTCCAGTCGAAGCCATTGTAGGCTTAGCAGTTTCTTCAGGAGTGATTGAAGGGCGGGCTCGTGTAATCCTAAACATGGAAGATGCCAGTCTGGAAGATGGAGATATACTCGTTACCGCATTTACCGATCCCAGCTGGACACCATTGTTTGTTTCCATAAAAGGCCTGATTACCGAAGTTGGCGGATTAATGACGCATGGCGCTGTGATTGCAAGAGAATATGGCCTGCCAGCTGTTGTTGGCGTAGAAAGTGCTACTAAACTAATCACAGACGGGCAGCGGATTAGGCTGAACGGAACGGAGGGGTTTGTAGAGATACTGTAA
- a CDS encoding IPExxxVDY family protein, protein MNKTYLKLTLDLDFILIAITAPLKDYVLCHKINTRLNTQFEKIEDHEIFFNIDEPAWSFSKYYFFVEQGEVEYYLICNKSSDGFLIPEMNKVDFFIIIKEFIDKEDLDYLISGLNKLPDIQVAAKIDPTKLKSRENLVI, encoded by the coding sequence TTGAATAAGACTTACCTAAAACTTACCTTAGACCTTGATTTTATACTAATTGCGATCACAGCACCCCTAAAAGACTATGTGCTTTGCCACAAAATTAATACCCGGTTAAATACACAATTTGAAAAAATAGAAGACCATGAAATATTTTTTAATATCGACGAACCAGCCTGGTCTTTCTCTAAATATTACTTTTTTGTTGAGCAGGGTGAGGTCGAATATTACTTAATTTGCAACAAAAGCAGCGATGGTTTTCTGATTCCGGAGATGAACAAAGTAGATTTCTTTATTATTATTAAAGAATTTATTGATAAGGAAGATTTGGATTATTTAATCAGTGGTTTAAATAAACTGCCTGATATACAGGTAGCTGCAAAGATAGATCCAACCAAGTTAAAGAGCCGTGAGAATTTGGTAATATAA